The genomic segment ACGGTGCCCGCCAATGACCTCGCCCTACACCCACACCGAGCTCGTTTGGGCCAACAAGCGCACCCACGTGGACCGCATCGCCCTGCCGTTCCAGCGCGTGGAGACGGTGAACGCCCCGCGCGGCGGCGACCTGTTCACGGCGCTGGCGGGCGGCGACGGCCCGCGCAATAAGCTGATCTGGGGCGACAACAAGCTGGTGATGGCCTCGCTGTTGCAGGGCGACGCGGCCGCGGGGATCGAGCCGCTGGCGGGCACGGTCGACCTGATCTACATCGACCCGCCCTTCGACACCGGCGCCGACTTCAGCTTCCGCACGCAGATCGG from the Dehalococcoidia bacterium genome contains:
- a CDS encoding site-specific DNA-methyltransferase encodes the protein MTSPYTHTELVWANKRTHVDRIALPFQRVETVNAPRGGDLFTALAGGDGPRNKLIWGDNKLVMASLLQGDAAAGIEPLAGTVDLIYIDPPFDTGADFSFRTQIG